A region from the Variovorax sp. V93 genome encodes:
- a CDS encoding LysR substrate-binding domain-containing protein: MAPPLLSIPMRHFLEVARSGSVSQAAARLFVASSAVSRQIAKLEDSLGTPLFERHARGMALTAAGERLAAHLRNAQLDIEQVIEQVRDLGGRSAHRIRMACTEGFAAHFMPQVMRSFESAHPGTQLELHVGSPDGVSALLARGEADIALKYVVAPEPGLKIEHSANAPVFAVLRPDHPLARQRVVSVADAVRYPLAVGDKGVTARQLFDQACSLQGLQYRAIFVSNFSSVLLPLLRTPDVMLSGHLTVTHLIDAGTVVARPFAEAPLQQRQLQVLALEGRTLTPLAQEFVRHLVHAIASAGRRKLGRARSSV; this comes from the coding sequence ATGGCACCACCGCTTCTCAGCATTCCGATGCGCCATTTCCTCGAGGTGGCGCGCAGCGGCTCGGTCAGCCAGGCCGCGGCGCGGCTGTTCGTGGCCTCGTCGGCGGTCAGCCGGCAGATCGCCAAGCTCGAGGACAGCCTGGGCACGCCCTTGTTCGAGCGCCACGCCAGGGGCATGGCGCTCACCGCGGCCGGCGAGCGGCTCGCGGCGCACCTGCGCAATGCGCAGCTCGACATCGAGCAGGTCATCGAGCAGGTGCGCGACCTCGGCGGCCGCAGCGCGCACCGCATCCGCATGGCTTGCACCGAAGGCTTTGCCGCGCACTTCATGCCGCAGGTCATGCGCAGCTTCGAGTCGGCGCATCCGGGCACGCAGCTCGAACTCCATGTGGGCTCGCCCGATGGCGTGAGCGCGCTGCTCGCGCGCGGCGAGGCGGACATCGCACTCAAGTACGTGGTGGCGCCGGAGCCCGGCCTGAAGATCGAGCACTCGGCCAATGCGCCGGTGTTCGCGGTGCTGCGCCCCGACCATCCGCTGGCGCGGCAGCGCGTGGTGTCGGTGGCGGACGCGGTGCGCTACCCGCTGGCCGTGGGCGACAAGGGCGTGACCGCGCGGCAGCTGTTCGACCAGGCGTGCAGCCTGCAGGGCCTGCAGTACCGCGCGATCTTCGTCAGCAACTTCTCGTCGGTGCTGCTGCCGCTGCTGCGCACACCGGACGTGATGCTGTCGGGGCACCTCACGGTCACGCACCTGATCGATGCGGGCACGGTGGTGGCGCGCCCTTTCGCCGAGGCACCGCTGCAGCAGCGGCAGCTTCAGGTGCTGGCGCTCGAAGGCCGCACGCTCACGCCGCTGGCGCAGGAATTCGTGCGGCACCTGGTGCATGCCATTGCCAGCGCAGGCCGGCGCAAGCTGGGGCGTGCGCGTTCGAGCGTCTGA
- a CDS encoding Bug family tripartite tricarboxylate transporter substrate binding protein, with protein MNNPRRLLLAATLCSMLPIAALAQGAWPTAKPITLIVPYTAGGSVDVNARLVATRLGERLKQSVVIENVSGAGGAIGVAKAVNAAPDGYTLVVGPDSAIAIGRLVNPSAFKFDPLKELAPVGMLNTAPMVLVARPGLEARTYADFVKLAKAKPGAYNYATSGVGTVLQLAMELLKQKSGIFVTHVPYRGGAQIATDVIGNQVDLAMLVSTSAIPHVNGNRLKALGITGSQRLAALPEVPTFNEMPGLKGYDMVSWTGIFAPARTPPAVVARLNQELNAVLAEEQVRAKLNEQGALPGSGTPEQFGQFVQAEYARNQKIVQSANIKE; from the coding sequence ATGAACAACCCTCGCCGCCTTCTTCTTGCCGCCACCCTCTGCTCGATGCTGCCGATTGCGGCACTTGCGCAGGGCGCATGGCCCACCGCCAAGCCCATCACGCTGATCGTTCCCTACACAGCGGGCGGCAGCGTGGACGTCAACGCGCGCCTCGTCGCCACGCGGCTGGGCGAGCGGCTGAAGCAGTCGGTCGTCATCGAGAACGTGAGCGGCGCAGGCGGCGCCATCGGCGTGGCCAAGGCCGTCAACGCAGCACCCGACGGTTACACGCTGGTGGTCGGGCCCGACAGCGCGATCGCCATCGGGCGGCTGGTCAACCCCTCGGCGTTCAAGTTCGATCCGCTCAAGGAGCTGGCGCCGGTCGGCATGCTCAACACCGCGCCGATGGTGCTGGTGGCGCGGCCCGGCCTCGAGGCCCGGACTTATGCCGACTTCGTGAAGCTCGCCAAGGCCAAGCCCGGCGCCTACAACTACGCCACCTCGGGCGTGGGCACGGTGCTGCAGCTGGCGATGGAGCTGCTCAAGCAGAAGAGCGGCATCTTCGTGACCCATGTGCCCTACCGCGGCGGCGCCCAGATTGCCACCGACGTGATCGGCAACCAGGTCGACCTGGCCATGCTGGTCAGCACCAGCGCCATTCCGCACGTGAACGGCAACCGCCTGAAGGCGCTCGGCATCACCGGCAGCCAGCGCCTCGCCGCGCTGCCCGAGGTGCCCACCTTCAACGAGATGCCCGGGCTCAAGGGCTACGACATGGTGAGCTGGACCGGCATCTTCGCCCCCGCCCGGACTCCGCCCGCCGTCGTGGCGCGCCTCAACCAGGAATTGAACGCCGTGCTGGCCGAGGAGCAGGTGCGTGCCAAGCTCAATGAGCAGGGCGCCCTGCCCGGCAGCGGCACGCCGGAGCAGTTCGGCCAGTTCGTCCAGGCCGAATACGCCCGCAATCAGAAGATCGTGCAGTCGGCCAATATCAAGGAATAA
- a CDS encoding polyhydroxyalkanoate depolymerase: MLYRAYQNQADLLSPSRLAAQYLARALWKDGTERTMLRRMAAQFEVFSRMRLTHSRPDYGIASVPVDGAETAVHEEKTLVSPFGTLLHFRKDTQAVHPPVLLVAPLSGHFATLLRETVRTLLRDHDVYLTDWHNARDVPLWHGGFGLDDYTLQLMRFLEAVGPGVHMVAVCQPCVSALAATALMAEDDNPATPRSLTLMAGPVDCRVNPTGVNALATSKPIEWFRRNLISHVPWPHAGMMRRVYPGFLQLSAFMSMNPERHKKQFQDMVRHLVEGEVEKARTIGSFYDEYLAVNDLPAEFYLETVERVFQTYDLPRGVLTVGERTVNPAAIRRTALLTVEGERDDICSVGQTVAAQDLCTGIRPYLKVHHLQAGVGHYGVFSGSKWNAQIYPRVRETIHAAAELH, translated from the coding sequence ATGTTGTACCGGGCCTACCAGAACCAAGCCGATCTGCTTTCGCCCTCCCGGCTCGCAGCCCAGTACCTCGCCCGGGCCCTCTGGAAGGACGGCACTGAACGCACCATGTTGCGGCGCATGGCCGCGCAGTTCGAAGTGTTTTCGCGCATGCGGCTGACCCATTCGCGCCCCGACTACGGCATTGCCAGCGTGCCGGTCGATGGCGCGGAAACCGCGGTGCACGAAGAGAAAACGCTGGTCTCGCCCTTCGGCACGCTGCTGCATTTCCGCAAGGACACGCAGGCCGTGCACCCGCCCGTGCTGCTGGTCGCACCACTGTCGGGCCATTTCGCGACGCTGCTGCGCGAAACCGTGCGCACCCTGCTGCGCGACCACGACGTGTACCTGACCGACTGGCACAACGCGCGCGACGTGCCGCTGTGGCATGGCGGCTTCGGCCTGGACGACTACACGCTGCAGCTCATGCGCTTCCTGGAAGCCGTGGGCCCGGGCGTGCACATGGTCGCGGTCTGCCAGCCCTGCGTGTCCGCACTGGCCGCCACCGCGCTGATGGCCGAGGACGACAACCCCGCCACGCCACGCAGCCTCACGCTGATGGCCGGCCCGGTCGATTGCCGGGTCAACCCGACCGGCGTGAATGCGCTTGCCACCAGCAAGCCGATCGAGTGGTTCCGCCGCAACCTCATCAGCCACGTGCCCTGGCCGCATGCCGGCATGATGCGGCGCGTGTACCCGGGCTTTCTGCAGCTCTCGGCCTTCATGAGCATGAACCCCGAGCGCCACAAGAAGCAGTTCCAGGACATGGTCCGCCACCTGGTCGAGGGCGAGGTCGAGAAGGCCCGCACCATCGGCAGCTTCTACGACGAGTACCTGGCGGTGAACGACCTGCCGGCCGAGTTCTACCTGGAAACCGTGGAACGCGTGTTCCAGACCTACGACCTGCCGCGCGGCGTGCTCACCGTGGGCGAGCGCACGGTGAACCCGGCGGCCATCCGCCGCACCGCGCTGCTCACGGTGGAAGGCGAGCGCGACGACATCTGCTCGGTCGGCCAGACGGTGGCGGCGCAAGACCTCTGCACCGGCATCCGGCCGTACCTCAAGGTGCATCACCTGCAGGCCGGCGTGGGCCACTATGGCGTTTTCAGCGGCAGCAAGTGGAACGCGCAGATCTATCCGCGCGTGCGCGAAACCATCCACGCCGCGGCCGAGCTGCACTGA
- a CDS encoding M20 family metallopeptidase: protein MQRTDSLAAAAAYFDDGGFFADLQRRIAFRTESDTGAATPALGAYLQDELVPPLAALGFACEIVENPVAGGGPFLIARRIEDPALPTVLSYGHGDVVSGQDAQWDEGLGPWVLTVRGDRWYGRGTADNKGQHSIALGGLAAALRARGGRLGYNITWLIETGEEAASPGLHAVCEQQRDRLRADLFIASDGPRVSAERPTLFLGSRGAVNFSLRLRARPRGYHSGNWGGVLVNPGTVISHAVASLVDARGRILVEALRPPGIPQGVRKALAGIAIGGGADDPALDEGWGEPGLSPAERLVAWNTIEVLALGAGSPQRPVNAIPSEAVAHCQLRFVVGTPWRELASIVRAHLDAHGFGDVEVQVTLEGAATRLDVENPWVDWALRSIEESSGQRVDLLPNLAGSLPNDVFADLLGLPTLWVPHSYPACAQHAPNEHLLAPLAREGLQIMAGLYWDLGEPGLAPWAAGKTLHAAAA, encoded by the coding sequence ATGCAACGTACCGACAGCCTTGCCGCTGCCGCCGCCTATTTCGACGATGGCGGCTTCTTTGCCGACCTGCAGCGGCGCATCGCCTTCCGCACCGAGAGCGACACCGGCGCCGCCACGCCCGCGCTCGGCGCCTACCTGCAAGACGAACTGGTGCCGCCGCTGGCCGCGCTGGGCTTCGCGTGCGAAATCGTCGAGAACCCCGTGGCCGGCGGCGGGCCCTTCCTGATTGCGCGCCGCATCGAAGACCCTGCCCTGCCCACCGTGCTGAGCTACGGCCACGGCGACGTGGTGAGCGGGCAGGACGCACAGTGGGACGAAGGCCTCGGGCCCTGGGTGCTCACCGTGCGCGGCGACCGCTGGTACGGGCGCGGCACGGCCGACAACAAGGGCCAGCACAGCATCGCGCTCGGCGGGCTGGCCGCCGCGCTGCGCGCGCGGGGCGGGCGCCTGGGCTACAACATCACCTGGCTCATCGAGACCGGCGAAGAGGCCGCGTCGCCGGGCCTGCACGCGGTGTGCGAGCAGCAGCGCGACCGGCTGCGCGCCGACCTGTTCATCGCCAGCGACGGGCCGCGCGTGAGCGCCGAGAGGCCCACGCTGTTCCTGGGCTCGCGGGGTGCGGTCAACTTCAGCCTGCGGCTGCGCGCCCGGCCTCGCGGCTACCACTCGGGCAACTGGGGCGGCGTGCTCGTCAATCCGGGCACGGTGATCAGCCACGCAGTGGCCTCGCTGGTGGATGCGCGCGGGCGCATCCTGGTCGAGGCCTTGCGGCCGCCTGGAATTCCGCAGGGCGTGCGCAAGGCGCTGGCCGGCATCGCCATCGGCGGCGGCGCCGACGACCCCGCGCTCGACGAAGGCTGGGGCGAGCCCGGCCTGAGCCCGGCCGAGCGGCTGGTGGCGTGGAACACCATCGAGGTGCTCGCGCTCGGCGCCGGTTCGCCGCAGCGGCCCGTCAATGCGATTCCGTCCGAGGCGGTGGCGCATTGCCAGCTGCGCTTCGTGGTCGGCACGCCGTGGCGCGAACTGGCGAGCATCGTGCGCGCCCACCTCGATGCGCATGGCTTCGGTGATGTGGAAGTGCAGGTCACGCTGGAAGGCGCGGCTACGCGGCTCGACGTGGAGAACCCCTGGGTCGACTGGGCCCTGCGCTCCATCGAAGAGAGCAGCGGCCAGCGTGTCGACCTGCTGCCCAACCTCGCGGGCTCGCTGCCCAACGACGTCTTTGCCGATCTGCTCGGGCTGCCGACGCTGTGGGTGCCGCATTCGTACCCGGCCTGCGCGCAGCATGCGCCCAACGAGCACCTGCTGGCGCCGCTGGCGCGCGAGGGCCTGCAGATCATGGCCGGCCTCTACTGGGACCTGGGCGAGCCGGGGCTCGCGCCGTGGGCCGCCGGTAAGACGCTGCACGCCGCTGCCGCCTGA
- the add gene encoding adenosine deaminase, with protein sequence MTSPASPPLTLESMLHAIPKVELHCHLFGTVRHETFKQLNHRAGSPLAAEEIEGFYTRGEKPVGVLRVLRALDAQLVRSPGDLYQLTREYLEDAAAHNVRYAEFFWNPTGTVHGSGIAYPMAQGAIVRAIHDAQQEFGITGRLIAAIDREASPEAAVEMVAWVRAHRCDEVIGIGIDYREVDRPPELFAQAYAEARRAGLKATAHAGEFGMPWTNVRTALEVLQVDRIDHGYTVVDQPDFARQCAERGVIFTVVPTNSYYLRTLPPERWALDHPIRRMPGLGLRIHPNTDDPTLHKVTPTEAWLMMARDFGFGLDELRGFMHNGLDGAWIDDTQRRAWRTQWSREFDTLRAGLAQAPHPAHPQ encoded by the coding sequence ATGACCAGCCCTGCCTCGCCGCCGCTCACGCTGGAATCCATGCTGCATGCGATTCCCAAGGTGGAGCTGCACTGCCACCTGTTCGGCACGGTGCGCCATGAGACTTTCAAGCAGCTCAACCACCGCGCCGGCTCGCCGCTCGCGGCCGAGGAGATCGAAGGCTTCTACACGCGCGGAGAAAAGCCGGTCGGCGTGCTGCGCGTGCTGCGCGCGCTCGACGCGCAGCTGGTGCGCAGCCCCGGCGACCTCTACCAGCTGACGCGCGAATACCTCGAGGACGCGGCGGCCCACAACGTGCGCTACGCCGAATTCTTCTGGAACCCGACCGGCACGGTGCACGGCTCCGGCATCGCCTACCCGATGGCGCAGGGCGCGATCGTGCGCGCGATCCATGACGCGCAGCAGGAGTTCGGCATCACCGGCCGGCTCATCGCCGCCATCGATCGCGAGGCCAGCCCCGAGGCCGCCGTGGAAATGGTGGCGTGGGTCAGGGCGCACCGCTGCGACGAGGTGATCGGCATCGGCATCGACTACCGCGAAGTCGACCGGCCGCCCGAACTCTTCGCCCAGGCCTACGCCGAGGCGCGGCGCGCCGGACTCAAGGCCACCGCGCATGCGGGCGAGTTCGGCATGCCGTGGACCAACGTGCGCACCGCGCTCGAGGTGCTGCAGGTGGACCGCATCGACCACGGCTACACGGTGGTCGACCAGCCCGACTTCGCGCGCCAGTGCGCCGAGCGCGGCGTCATCTTCACCGTGGTGCCCACCAACTCCTACTACCTGCGCACCTTGCCGCCGGAGCGCTGGGCGCTCGACCATCCCATCCGCCGCATGCCCGGCCTGGGCCTGCGCATCCATCCCAACACCGACGACCCGACGCTGCACAAGGTCACGCCCACCGAGGCCTGGCTGATGATGGCGCGCGACTTCGGCTTCGGGCTGGACGAGCTGCGCGGCTTCATGCACAACGGGCTCGACGGCGCATGGATCGACGATACGCAGCGCCGCGCCTGGCGCACGCAATGGAGTCGCGAGTTCGACACGCTGCGCGCCGGCCTTGCGCAAGCGCCGCATCCCGCCCACCCGCAATGA
- a CDS encoding alpha/beta fold hydrolase translates to MNYTVNGHATYCYTGGKAFDANKPTVVFIHGVLNDHSVWILQSRWFANHGWNVLAVDLPGHCRSEGPPPASVEDAAQFVIGLLDAAGVQKAALVGHSFGSLIALEAASRAPERVSHLALVGTAYPMAVSPALLDGALNDPQRAIAMVNTFSHSLLAPPPSSLGPGTWLYGSSRALMRRVLASNRDANVFHIGFKACNDYANGEKAIEAVQCPVLFLLGDADQMTPPRATKALVGKARQGKVVTVHAGHALMSEAPDEVLFALRDFVGAPA, encoded by the coding sequence ATGAACTACACCGTCAACGGCCACGCCACCTACTGCTACACCGGCGGCAAGGCTTTCGATGCAAACAAGCCGACCGTGGTGTTCATCCACGGCGTGCTCAACGACCACAGCGTGTGGATCCTGCAAAGCCGCTGGTTCGCCAACCACGGCTGGAACGTACTCGCGGTCGACCTGCCCGGCCACTGCAGGAGCGAAGGCCCGCCGCCCGCCAGTGTGGAAGACGCGGCGCAGTTCGTCATCGGGCTGCTCGATGCGGCCGGCGTGCAGAAGGCCGCGCTCGTGGGCCATAGCTTCGGATCGCTGATCGCGCTCGAAGCCGCTTCACGCGCGCCTGAACGGGTGAGTCATCTGGCGCTGGTGGGCACCGCCTACCCGATGGCCGTGTCACCCGCACTGCTCGACGGCGCGCTCAACGACCCGCAGCGCGCCATCGCGATGGTCAACACCTTCTCGCACTCGCTGCTGGCGCCCCCGCCCTCCTCGCTCGGCCCCGGCACCTGGCTCTACGGCAGCTCGCGCGCGCTCATGCGGCGCGTGCTCGCGAGCAACCGCGACGCCAATGTGTTCCACATCGGCTTCAAGGCCTGCAACGACTATGCAAATGGCGAAAAGGCGATCGAGGCCGTGCAGTGCCCCGTGCTGTTCCTGCTCGGCGATGCCGACCAGATGACGCCGCCGCGCGCCACCAAGGCGCTGGTGGGCAAGGCCAGGCAGGGCAAGGTGGTCACGGTGCATGCGGGCCACGCACTGATGAGCGAGGCGCCCGACGAAGTGCTGTTCGCGCTGCGCGACTTCGTCGGCGCGCCCGCCTGA
- a CDS encoding O-acetylhomoserine aminocarboxypropyltransferase, which translates to MPGYSDPGFDTLALHAGAAPDPATGARAVPIHLTTSFVFESSDHAAALFNLERAGHVYSRISNPTNAVLEQRVSALEGGIGAIATASGQAALHLSVATLMGAGSHIVASTALYGGSQNLLHYTMRRFGIETTFVKPGDLDGWRAAIRPETKLLFGETVGNPGLDVLDIPAVSDIAHAAGVPLLVDSTLTSPYLIKPFDWGADLVYHSATKFLSGHGTVIGGVVVDGGSFDWEKSGKFAELTQAYDGFHNMVFSEESTVGAFLLRARREGLRDFGASMSPHTAWLILQGIETLPLRMERHIDNTQKVVEFLSTHPFVSRVGHPLIESHPSHALAQKLLRHGARGAGAVFSFDIKGSRAQGKAFIEALKLFSHLANVGDCRSLVIHPASTTHFRMTDEALAGAGISQGTIRLSIGLEDPADLIDDLKRALKAAEKAGG; encoded by the coding sequence ATGCCCGGCTATTCCGACCCCGGCTTCGACACCCTGGCGCTGCATGCCGGCGCCGCGCCCGACCCCGCCACCGGCGCGCGGGCGGTGCCGATCCATCTGACCACCTCTTTTGTCTTCGAGTCGAGCGACCATGCGGCGGCGCTCTTCAACCTCGAGCGCGCGGGCCACGTCTACTCGCGCATCAGCAATCCGACCAACGCGGTGCTCGAACAGCGCGTCTCGGCGCTCGAAGGCGGCATCGGCGCCATTGCCACCGCCAGCGGCCAGGCCGCGCTGCACCTGTCGGTGGCCACGCTCATGGGCGCCGGCTCCCACATCGTGGCGAGCACCGCGCTCTACGGCGGCTCGCAGAACCTGCTGCACTACACGATGCGGCGCTTCGGCATCGAGACCACGTTCGTGAAGCCCGGCGACCTGGACGGCTGGCGCGCCGCAATCCGGCCCGAAACCAAGCTCCTGTTCGGCGAAACCGTGGGCAACCCCGGCCTGGACGTGCTCGACATCCCAGCGGTGAGCGACATCGCCCACGCAGCCGGCGTGCCGCTGCTGGTCGATTCCACGCTCACCTCGCCCTACCTGATCAAGCCCTTCGACTGGGGGGCCGACCTGGTCTACCACTCGGCCACCAAGTTCCTCTCGGGCCATGGCACCGTGATCGGCGGCGTGGTGGTCGACGGCGGCAGCTTCGACTGGGAGAAGTCGGGCAAATTCGCCGAACTCACGCAGGCCTATGACGGCTTTCACAACATGGTCTTCAGCGAGGAAAGCACGGTCGGCGCGTTCCTGCTGCGCGCCCGGCGCGAAGGCCTGCGCGACTTCGGCGCCTCGATGAGCCCGCACACGGCGTGGCTGATCCTGCAAGGCATCGAGACGCTGCCGCTGCGCATGGAGCGGCACATCGACAACACGCAGAAGGTGGTCGAGTTCCTGTCCACGCACCCCTTCGTGTCGCGCGTGGGACATCCGCTGATCGAATCGCACCCGAGCCATGCGCTGGCGCAGAAGCTGCTTCGCCATGGCGCGCGCGGCGCCGGCGCGGTGTTCAGCTTCGACATCAAGGGCAGCCGCGCGCAGGGCAAGGCGTTCATCGAGGCGCTCAAGCTCTTCAGCCACCTGGCGAACGTGGGCGATTGCCGCAGCCTGGTGATCCATCCGGCGAGCACCACGCACTTCCGAATGACCGACGAGGCGCTGGCGGGGGCCGGAATTTCCCAAGGGACGATCCGTCTCTCGATCGGGCTCGAGGACCCGGCCGATCTGATCGACGACCTGAAGCGTGCGCTCAAGGCTGCGGAAAAGGCGGGGGGTTAG
- a CDS encoding LysR substrate-binding domain-containing protein: MASLPLRALTLRQLQFFSVLVEEGHFGRAAHRLAITQPALSNAIKQMEKLLGAELLTRSTHRLELTPVGAEVLARTDFLVNTFEVALRDIESTVQRGRAFVRVGVIPSASARVTATASEFLQAGQREVEIAWRDAPSTTLLAELRSGQLDMAVAAITEPPGGLACVDLFRDPLVLVVRRDHALATAADASWEAIGRERLVLFESGSMPALGNPARAQFEQGPEPLRVSYSETLYALVRSGQALGLMPRLYTALLRDPELVVLPLSKPRVERRVVLAYLPGPIRNVAAQELIAFLRERLPQAGEATVRRVAAKGKRSRR; encoded by the coding sequence ATGGCCTCCTTGCCGCTCCGCGCGCTCACCCTGCGCCAGCTCCAGTTCTTCTCGGTGCTGGTGGAAGAAGGCCACTTCGGCCGCGCGGCGCACCGGCTGGCCATCACCCAGCCGGCGCTGAGCAATGCGATCAAGCAGATGGAGAAACTGCTCGGCGCCGAGTTGCTGACCCGCTCCACCCACCGCCTCGAGCTCACGCCGGTGGGTGCCGAGGTGCTGGCGCGCACCGATTTCCTGGTCAACACCTTCGAGGTAGCGCTGCGAGACATCGAAAGCACGGTGCAGCGCGGGCGGGCCTTCGTGCGCGTGGGCGTGATCCCCTCGGCCAGCGCGCGCGTGACGGCCACGGCCAGCGAGTTTCTGCAAGCCGGGCAGCGCGAGGTCGAGATCGCCTGGCGCGATGCGCCTTCGACCACCTTGCTGGCCGAGCTGCGCAGCGGCCAGCTCGACATGGCGGTGGCCGCCATCACCGAGCCGCCGGGCGGGCTGGCCTGCGTCGACCTGTTCCGCGACCCGCTGGTGCTGGTGGTGCGCCGCGACCATGCGTTGGCCACGGCCGCGGACGCGAGCTGGGAGGCCATCGGCCGCGAGCGGCTGGTGCTGTTCGAGAGTGGCAGCATGCCGGCGCTCGGCAACCCGGCGCGCGCGCAGTTCGAGCAAGGCCCCGAGCCCTTGCGCGTGAGCTATTCCGAAACGCTCTATGCGCTGGTGCGCAGCGGCCAGGCGCTGGGCTTGATGCCGCGGCTCTACACCGCGCTGCTGCGCGACCCCGAACTGGTGGTGCTGCCGCTCTCGAAGCCGCGCGTCGAGCGCCGCGTGGTGCTGGCCTACCTGCCGGGGCCGATCCGCAACGTGGCGGCGCAGGAACTGATCGCGTTCCTGCGCGAGCGGCTGCCGCAGGCCGGCGAGGCCACGGTGCGGCGGGTGGCGGCGAAGGGGAAGCGCAGCCGGCGCTGA
- a CDS encoding CBS domain-containing protein produces the protein MKVSDILRVKGNTLFTITPDDLLAEAVKTMAEKDIGSLVVMEHGDLVGMLTFREVILAIVDNGGQVGGTLVRKAMDDAPVTCTLETDLDEIRRIMLERHARYMPVMDKRMLMGVISFYDVAKAVVDSQNFENKMLKAYIRDWPEEQ, from the coding sequence ATGAAAGTCAGCGACATCCTTCGCGTCAAGGGCAATACGCTCTTCACCATCACGCCCGACGACCTGCTGGCCGAAGCCGTCAAAACCATGGCGGAAAAGGACATTGGCTCCCTGGTGGTCATGGAACACGGCGACCTGGTCGGCATGCTCACCTTCAGGGAAGTGATCCTGGCCATCGTCGACAACGGCGGCCAGGTGGGCGGCACGCTGGTGCGCAAGGCCATGGACGACGCGCCCGTGACCTGCACGCTCGAAACCGACCTCGATGAAATCCGCCGCATCATGCTGGAGCGCCATGCGCGCTACATGCCGGTGATGGACAAGCGCATGCTGATGGGCGTGATCAGCTTCTACGACGTGGCCAAGGCGGTGGTGGACAGCCAGAACTTCGAGAACAAGATGCTCAAGGCCTACATCCGCGACTGGCCCGAAGAACAATAG
- a CDS encoding Bug family tripartite tricarboxylate transporter substrate binding protein: MKTALFRRLRGLLVCTSALVAFHAPALAQEKWPDRPVKLVVPFPPGGGTDIVARAMGQGLSERLGQPVVIDNKPGAATIIGTDAVAKAAPDGYTLLLSGSTSYSVNPALRARLPYDPVRDLAPIAIVARTPLVLVVGAGTPWRSLPELIAAAKAKPKSIRYATFGSGSGPHLAGELLALAAGIQLQDIPYKGSSQGSMAVIGGEIEVGIDTVAAVAPHVRSGKLRALGIVGAARSSMLPEVRTLAEQGLPDATFDAWYGFAAPARTPAPVLDKLARVVAATMGSAALQAQLRAQGMEPVAIGAAAFRTQMEGEISRYRALAHRAGIAAE, from the coding sequence ATGAAAACTGCTCTCTTCCGTCGGCTCCGTGGCCTGCTGGTCTGCACTTCGGCGCTCGTCGCCTTCCATGCCCCCGCGCTCGCGCAAGAAAAATGGCCCGACAGGCCCGTGAAGCTGGTCGTGCCCTTTCCGCCGGGCGGCGGCACCGACATCGTCGCGCGTGCGATGGGGCAGGGCCTGTCGGAGCGGCTCGGCCAGCCCGTGGTCATCGACAACAAGCCAGGCGCCGCCACCATCATCGGTACCGACGCGGTCGCCAAGGCTGCGCCCGACGGCTACACGCTGCTGCTCTCGGGTTCCACCAGCTACAGCGTGAACCCCGCGCTGCGCGCCAGACTGCCCTACGACCCGGTGCGCGACCTGGCGCCCATTGCCATCGTTGCGCGCACGCCGCTGGTGCTGGTGGTGGGTGCCGGCACGCCATGGCGCTCGCTGCCCGAGCTCATCGCCGCCGCCAAGGCCAAGCCGAAGAGCATCCGCTACGCCACCTTCGGTTCCGGCTCGGGCCCGCACCTCGCGGGCGAGCTGCTCGCGCTGGCCGCGGGCATCCAGCTGCAGGACATTCCGTACAAGGGCAGCAGCCAGGGTTCGATGGCGGTGATCGGCGGCGAGATCGAGGTCGGCATCGACACCGTGGCGGCCGTCGCGCCGCATGTGCGCTCGGGCAAGCTGCGCGCCTTAGGCATCGTGGGCGCGGCGCGCTCGAGCATGCTGCCCGAGGTGCGCACGCTGGCCGAGCAGGGGCTGCCTGACGCCACCTTCGACGCCTGGTATGGCTTTGCCGCGCCGGCGCGCACGCCGGCCCCGGTGCTCGACAAGCTGGCGCGCGTGGTCGCGGCCACGATGGGCAGCGCGGCCCTGCAGGCGCAGCTGCGCGCGCAGGGCATGGAGCCCGTCGCCATCGGCGCAGCGGCGTTCCGAACCCAGATGGAAGGCGAGATTTCCCGCTACCGCGCGCTAGCGCACCGCGCAGGCATCGCGGCGGAATAA